Within Primulina tabacum isolate GXHZ01 chromosome 5, ASM2559414v2, whole genome shotgun sequence, the genomic segment AACTCATATGCAGAAGATCTTACACCATTTACACTCAATGGTAAGTTACCGGACTGACTAGCCATCTGGATACTACTTTCACCAATCCCACCACCACTTATTAACCCTCCAATCGCATTAGCAGCCTGCTGATACCCAAACCCGAATTCCATATTACTCGAAAGGGGTGGTGTCAAATCATTAAGCGACACGACAATATTTGAATTCCCATCCAATCGTGAACCAGTAGATTCCCTCACAGCCCCGGCCCTCATCAAGAATTCCTCTAGTGTCATCTGCCCGAGTGTTGGCTGCCTCTGAGACATACTAAAACCATTGATGCCACCACTCCGGTCCGTGCCCTCGATATACTCTTTCGACATATCCTTCCAAACATCATCAACTGTCTTTAAGCTCAGCGTTCGAGGGAGAAGCAACGATCCCTGCCTATGGAAAGAACCGCCCATTTCTTGGCCACCAGTACTAAGACCACTCGTGGATCCAATATTCTGATTTTCCTCAGCACTCCATATGTTTTTTAGCAATTCATCCATATTCATTGACCCAAAATCTTTCCCAGTTGCACCAACTGCACTTTGGAACTCATCCAAAGTTAGCGAATAGACCGAGGACTGTCGTGTTAACGGAAAACTAAACCCTCCACAGCCGTTTCCATCCATCGGCATTTGTTcaaaattcttgaaatttaagTTACTACCCATCTCAAGGCAAATCCAAACTCCTCCGTTGTACACAATTAGCAAATTCAGACCTTTAAACAAACTCTCTCTTTCTCTGCATAAACACCAAGAAATGCACGTAAAAAAAGTGAACACTTACTCAAACAACGACTATTATAgttatgtataaaaaaaatgaccgcgggaaaaaaaataaaattaccaAAACAAAACTAGAGTCAATGGCCCACTATATTTCACCAGAACGCTCGAATATTTACAACAGTCCATTTCACAGCAAACAGCATGAAATAAAGTACAAAATCGCATGCAAAACAAAGTCTCTACACTTCACCAAAAAATTCCCccaaagaaaaggaaaaaagaaggCTACAACCAAAACTATAAAGTGGAAACTACTAAGACCGCATGCATCATCCTCTAAATTACGAAAACAAGAGCATGATTCCGAAAAAATGTTCAAATACAGGCCAAAACATATCAGGAAATAAACTACGCAAGAGCTTTAATCACTCGGCCATATTTTTGTCTTAATTAAcagaaaaaaaatacaaagtAATCCATAATGCACAGTACAGAGACATGATAACGCCAGAAACATACGTATTCTTACCAGAAAAAAACTGAAACAAATTACCAGATCTTCTCTTTCGCAGTCTTGCTCCAACTTGTTCCGGGCTTTTTGCCAAATTGGGATAAAAGGCCAAACCAATATAGGGAACAATAAAATAAGGCAAGTGGGGACCTTCAAGCAGGAGCCGTGGACCAATATCTATGAACTAGGCAGGTAAGTGATATCAAATGAATGAGAATCGGCAATGTGGGCTCATCTGAACCGTCCAGGTATTGTTCAATCAACTGTTGGATCTTTGGTAAGTTCTCTCTTAATTTTGTCCTTTTGTGATATATATACTTGGGAAGTTCATTCAAAgtttatacattatttatttatatattatttaaaatatctaaatttaaaattaatgataattaatataaaatattatatattgtcACGCCCCAGTgacggggttagtcgacaccgacgttgttctcaaatttacattcgaaaacaacaactatcaaaagtacaaaattcagaaaccagtctttttattaataatactaaataattcattgtctgatacaaactcaaatacaaatgttttacagcggacaTATAAAACCATACATAACAATGTTTTAACAAATACAGTGGAAACATAACTTAGAATTTaacaacagtcttcttcaccagccccaaaactgatgctgctcttcttcttctaacaattcttcctcgttcttatctgagatgggtttggtgggtgaatgatatggttgtcactcagtaagcgggggcgggaataactcccagttttcaaagtcattttcaacagaaacagtaatacaaataatatacaaaaactcttattttcagaacaggAATCAGcattcagaacagaaatcagaaatttaacaagtaagcatTGAGCACGTTTGTGAATTTCACGGCTAAACTGATaccagtcccctatatgttctctcctctaaggggtgaggccggtaatcagtaatcagaattcagtaatgttcagaatatacattcctaccattagttcactaggtttcagtgcttcaaaaatcagagatcagaaatatataaaacagtaattatcaaactgatttcaagatatttatacaaagcccacttactgtaatttgctagGAGTTTCGGTTGAAATCTGAAATCTGTTgttctcgctactggatttttctGCTTGAACAAAGGCACTCTTTTAACTCAAATTTTCAAGTGatactcaagatttgtgtaacaccaattcagagatttgagggtgttatttatatgcaaaattctgactgttagcctcccaaataAATGACCATAATCTGCTATTAACAACCTTTATTCCGTGTTAAAtgtttcagttacaagtcataagcaGAATCAGTAGTTATCTGCTGGAATttcgctactgaactcttctgctgctggattttgactgctggaaaaataccatcttctgaaatattagcttctgctgaaattttgCATTGCTACTGAAATTTTGCTAGCTGCTGCAAAATGCTAGCTAGTGCTGGAAATTCTGGTTCTCACATATATTATCATTAAATATGATATAAACATACAACATattattgaaatttattatcttattttttaaaaattacaaaaatatatttcaatatatttgaaatttatcaatttagatgtaacttaaataaatagatgatctagaattaataaatatattttacattttatGTGTGCTGGTagtgatattatatatatacatgcatatgagttatgttttttatattttattaataaatgtTACATATAGTCCACTTTATAATAAATTACATACTTCATTGCTCTACACAgtataaaattcaataatatgGTAAGGAGCGACCTAAATAATTGCACTTATAAACGTGGCGTACAAAGTACTTAAGTGTTATGCTTTCAACTACCAATTTTTtaataacttaaaaataaaataatttcataaacTCGCCAATATTGTTATTTTTAATATTCTAGTATATTTAATCTTTATAAATAATAGAGAAGtttggaaaaataaaataaatatatatacacatacatgTTTGTTCCGTAAGATtgaaaaaataaacttttaagtTTCTTAATAATAGAACtttgaaatttaaaacatataacgttttatttaaataaaattgacaaaaaattgtgtgagacgatctcacaggttgtattttgtgagacagatctcttatttgggtcatccatgaaaaaatattactttttatgcttagagtattactttttattgtgaatatcggtagggttgacccgtctcacaaataaagattcagagacagtctcacaagatacctactcaatAAAATTTTAGATATAAATCATATGATATCGTATTAGAGAGAGAATATTTCCTATATTTACTTaggaaaataacaatttaatatCTAAAAAATAGGGTTATTCTAGGCAATATTCATTTGTGATCAAGATTTGAGACAACACTGTTTGATACGAtgagtatgtcttttgtgagatagtctcacgaatttttattgtgagacgggtcaactctaccgatattcacaataaaaagtagtacttttagcataaaaagtaatacattttcatggatgacccaaataagaaatctgtctcacaaaatacgacccgtgagaccgtctcacacaagtttttgccttgataTGAATGATAAAACGTAAAATGATAGCGTATTATTGTTTCGCTTAAGAATGTCTTGAGTTCTACGaattatatacttataatatACCGATTTCtctataatattataaataagaTGTAGAGTCAAATGTGTATttcttaaattaataattagaaAACCATTTCATATAGAAAAATTTTCTCCCTTGTCGTGGTGGCTAATCATGACAAGTGTTACGTGGTGAAGTTTCAAACTCTAATTTAAGGTAATGCAAGTGGTCCACGACTTTCTAAATTATGTAAATACACAACATTATATGTGAGTGTTTTTAGGGCccgaaaattataatataaaaatttatattttaaagtaCAAAATATATATCGCACGGAGGTATAATTAGGGTGGATATACTGTTGGTATATGAGGATttgttggaaattttttttaaacaaatccGTTCTTGGTGCCGACGGACTCTGGAAATCTTGATGCAATCACGAATGATCCTAGGCATGATGAAGCACCTAAGAAGACATGAGATTCATGGAAATTTCCATTATGatcaagacaaaaacttgtgtgagacggtctcacgggtcgtattttgtgagacggatttttcttatttgagtcatccatgaaaaaatattattttttattctaagagtattgctttttattgtgaatatcggtggggttgacccgtctaacagataaagattcgtaagatcgTCTCAGAAAAGATCTTACTCTATGACCAATTACAAAGAGAAGACGCAAAAAGTTCAAATAAGCATTTCATGGGCTCATTTTGAACACCCGAGAAAGACTTGCGTGCATGAAATCAAGGCACAATTGATTGGGCATGCATGACAATATTTTGGAGACtctaaaaattgtattttaaatattatttaagccCGTGATGATCAAGTAAAGTATGACGATTAGATCATGTGCATATATTCAATATATGGCACCGGGAGTGGCTTATTTGGCTAAGGCGTAgacttttatgatttttttttatttgatctaGTATAAATTCGAAATTATCTATTTAATTTGGTGATAAATAAGCATATTTTATGTTCTTAAGGTTTCACTCATAATTAGAAGATTTGTTACCTAAAATCCAGGGGGAATAGATTGGAAGGAATTAGAAAACTTTTGATTCGTATCTTTTCTTATATATTTGTGAAAAATGAGATTTACAAATAATTATTCAGAATGTTATTTTCCGTTCTTGACTTTGTCTTTGTCTTTTTGTTGTGTTTTCGTTTATAGACAATCTAGTTTAGGGTGATTTCAcaaacaattatttcaattgGGGGCCAAGTTTTTACTAGAATTCTTGTTGATATATACTTGAATTGATGGCACAACTGACATCAATTTCGTGTTGGTTTTCATTCCTACGAAGATTTCTATATCATTTAGTATCAGAGCTATTTTCCTTGCTATTTTAGGGTGATTTCACAAACAATTGTTTCTTTAAATTTCAATATTGTGGGGTGTA encodes:
- the LOC142544909 gene encoding ABSCISIC ACID-INSENSITIVE 5-like protein 5 isoform X1, with amino-acid sequence MGSNLNFKNFEQMPMDGNGCGGFSFPLTRQSSVYSLTLDEFQSAVGATGKDFGSMNMDELLKNIWSAEENQNIGSTSGLSTGGQEMGGSFHRQGSLLLPRTLSLKTVDDVWKDMSKEYIEGTDRSGGINGFSMSQRQPTLGQMTLEEFLMRAGAVRESTGSRLDGNSNIVVSLNDLTPPLSSNMEFGFGYQQAANAIGGLISGGGIGESSIQMASQSGNLPLSVNGVRSSAYEFGNQQQQQLLPKQPALAYTAQMAVPSNSQLSSPGMGGGIIGITDPSTVIQNTTLQGGGLGIFGLGANNVNIETGSPAVSTDGLTKVNGDVSSTSPVPYVFNGGFRGRKVAAVEKIVERRHRRMIKNRESAARSRARKQAYTMELEAEVAKLKEENQELEKKQAKMIEIQKNQVLEMTKQQKNGSKRRCLRRTCTGPW
- the LOC142544909 gene encoding ABSCISIC ACID-INSENSITIVE 5-like protein 5 isoform X2, with amino-acid sequence MGSNLNFKNFEQMPMDGNGCGGFSFPLTRQSSVYSLTLDEFQSAVGATGKDFGSMNMDELLKNIWSAEENQNIGSTSGLSTGGQEMGGSFHRQGSLLLPRTLSLKTVDDVWKDMSKEYIEGTDRSGGINGFSMSQRQPTLGQMTLEEFLMRAGAVRESTGSRLDGNSNIVVSLNDLTPPLSSNMEFGFGYQQAANAIGGLISGGGIGESSIQMASQSGNLPLSVNGVRSSAYEFGNQQQQQLLPKQPALAYTAQMAVPSNSQLSSPGMGGGIIGITDPSTVIQNTTLQGGGLGIFGLGANNVNIETGSPAVSTDGLTKVNGDVSSTSPVPYVFNGGFRGRKVAAVEKIVERRHRRMIKNRESAARSRARKQAYTMELEAEVAKLKEENQELEKKQAKMIEIQKNQVLEMTKQQKNGSKRRCLRRTCTGP